In Agromyces sp. 3263, a single genomic region encodes these proteins:
- a CDS encoding sugar ABC transporter permease, with product MTTTSPPAPAAVVTAPPPRRIRVRGRSEWKGLAFVAPFLVVFLLVFIAPVAYSVYLSLFREQLIGGNAFVGAENYLELFADPQFWEGFGRVTLFLLIQVPIMLGLALVAALAIDSARLHASGFFRIVIFLPYAVPAVVAVLMWGFIYGDNFGLAANINDWLGSEVITPFARNWILVSIGNIVTWEFVGYNMLIFYSALRVIPTDLYEAAELDGAGSMRVVTGIKLPALRGAIVIATIFSIIGSFQLFNEPNILRTLAPNIITTYFTPNMYAYNLSFAGQQYNASATVAIVMGVITAVIAYVVQLRGSRKEER from the coding sequence ATGACAACGACGTCCCCTCCCGCGCCGGCCGCGGTGGTCACTGCGCCGCCGCCCCGCCGCATCCGAGTCCGCGGACGCAGCGAGTGGAAGGGCCTCGCCTTCGTGGCGCCCTTCCTCGTGGTGTTCCTGCTGGTGTTCATCGCGCCGGTCGCCTACTCGGTCTACCTCAGCCTCTTCCGCGAGCAGCTCATCGGCGGCAACGCGTTCGTGGGCGCCGAGAACTACCTCGAGCTCTTCGCCGACCCGCAGTTCTGGGAGGGCTTCGGCCGCGTCACCCTCTTCCTGCTCATCCAGGTGCCGATCATGCTCGGCCTCGCGCTCGTCGCGGCGCTCGCCATCGACAGCGCCCGCCTGCACGCCTCGGGCTTCTTCCGCATCGTGATCTTCCTGCCCTACGCCGTGCCCGCGGTCGTGGCCGTGCTCATGTGGGGCTTCATCTACGGAGACAACTTCGGCCTCGCCGCGAACATCAACGACTGGCTCGGCAGCGAGGTCATCACGCCGTTCGCCCGCAACTGGATCCTCGTCTCGATCGGCAACATCGTGACCTGGGAGTTCGTCGGCTACAACATGCTGATCTTCTACTCGGCGCTCCGCGTCATCCCCACCGACCTCTACGAGGCGGCCGAGCTCGACGGCGCCGGCTCGATGCGCGTCGTCACCGGCATCAAGCTGCCCGCCCTGCGCGGCGCGATCGTCATCGCGACGATCTTCTCGATCATCGGCAGCTTCCAGCTCTTCAACGAGCCGAACATCCTTCGCACGCTCGCGCCGAACATCATCACCACGTACTTCACGCCGAACATGTACGCCTACAACCTGTCGTTCGCCGGTCAGCAGTACAACGCCTCGGCCACGGTCGCCATCGTCATGGGCGTGATCACCGCGGTGATCGCCTACGTCGTGCAGCTCCGCGGCTCCCGGAAGGAAGAACGATGA
- a CDS encoding carbohydrate ABC transporter permease, which translates to MSATIAPEVRAADHKRADAASARRGTRGPRRRNSPLRPRKSVAFTLLMGIFVLYSLVPLAWLVINATKTQSGLFSSFGLWFDDDFVLFQNIWETLTYRDGIFLRWFGNTLLYVVVGAGGATLLATLAGYGLAKFRFRGRRAIFAVVLGAIAVPGTALAVPTFLMFSQLGLTNTPWAIIIPSLISPFGLYLIWVYAVDSVPTEILEAARMDGAGEFRTFFTISGRLLAPGIVTVLLFTVVATWNNYFLPLIMLSDPTWYPLTVGLNQWNAQATGVAAQPIYNLVITGSLLTILPIVIAFLGLQRFWQSGLSAGSVKQ; encoded by the coding sequence ATGAGCGCCACCATCGCCCCCGAGGTGCGAGCCGCAGACCACAAGCGAGCGGATGCGGCATCCGCCCGCCGTGGCACGCGAGGCCCGCGCCGCCGCAACTCGCCGCTGCGTCCGCGCAAGTCGGTGGCGTTCACGCTGCTGATGGGCATCTTCGTGCTGTACAGCCTCGTGCCGCTCGCGTGGCTCGTGATCAACGCCACGAAGACGCAGAGCGGGCTCTTCTCGAGCTTCGGGCTCTGGTTCGACGACGACTTCGTGCTCTTCCAGAACATCTGGGAGACGCTGACCTACCGCGACGGGATCTTCCTGCGCTGGTTCGGCAACACGCTGCTCTACGTCGTGGTCGGCGCCGGCGGCGCGACCCTCCTCGCCACGCTCGCGGGGTATGGGCTCGCGAAGTTCCGGTTCCGAGGCCGCCGCGCGATCTTCGCCGTCGTGCTCGGCGCGATCGCGGTGCCCGGCACGGCGCTCGCGGTGCCGACGTTCCTCATGTTCAGCCAGCTCGGCCTCACGAACACGCCCTGGGCGATCATCATCCCGTCGCTGATCAGCCCGTTCGGCCTCTACCTGATCTGGGTCTACGCGGTCGACTCCGTGCCGACCGAGATCCTCGAGGCGGCGCGCATGGACGGCGCGGGGGAGTTCCGCACGTTCTTCACGATCTCGGGCCGGCTGCTCGCGCCCGGCATCGTCACCGTGCTGCTGTTCACCGTCGTGGCCACCTGGAACAACTACTTCCTGCCGCTGATCATGCTGAGCGACCCCACCTGGTATCCGCTCACGGTCGGCCTGAACCAGTGGAACGCCCAGGCCACCGGCGTCGCCGCGCAGCCGATCTACAACCTCGTCATCACGGGCTCGCTCCTCACCATCCTCCCCATCGTCATCGCGTTCCTCGGCCTGCAGCGGTTCTGGCAGTCGGGGCTCAGCGCCGGCAGCGTCAAGCAGTGA
- a CDS encoding sugar ABC transporter substrate-binding protein translates to MTIARTAFRRTLAVAATAALAVGALAACSTGGDTTSGGGSASDLDAALEAGGKLTYWSWTPSAEAQVAAFEKAYPNVDVELVNAGTNTEEYTKLQNAIKAGSGAPDVVQIEYYAMPQFALADSLVDLSEYGLDELEDQYSASTWGSVNVDGKLVGLPQDSGPMALFYNKSVFDQYGIAVPTTWDEYVDAARQLHTADPTKYITSDTGDAGFTTSMIWQAGGRPFAIDGTDVTVNFQDEGTEQWTGVWNQLIQEDLVATTPGWSDEWFKGLADGSIATLPIGAWMPGVLESSVADALGDWRVAPMPTYDGTPVTSENGGGGQSVVKQSKNPALAAAFLRWLNSDPASIDVFLESGGFPSTTANLDDPEFVNQESEYFGGQKINEVLTQASKDVAPGWSYLPYQVYANSIFGDTVGQSYANKTDLNEGLADWQSQLVDYGNEQGFTVGE, encoded by the coding sequence ATGACCATCGCCCGCACCGCCTTCCGGCGGACCCTGGCGGTCGCCGCGACCGCCGCCCTCGCGGTCGGCGCGCTCGCCGCGTGCTCGACCGGAGGCGACACCACCTCCGGCGGCGGCTCGGCGTCCGACCTGGACGCCGCGCTCGAGGCCGGCGGCAAGCTCACCTACTGGAGCTGGACCCCGAGCGCCGAGGCGCAGGTGGCCGCGTTCGAGAAGGCGTACCCGAACGTCGACGTCGAGCTCGTGAACGCCGGCACCAACACCGAGGAGTACACGAAGCTGCAGAACGCGATCAAGGCCGGCTCCGGCGCGCCCGACGTCGTGCAGATCGAGTACTACGCCATGCCGCAGTTCGCCCTCGCCGACTCCCTCGTCGACCTCAGCGAGTACGGCCTCGACGAGCTCGAGGACCAGTACAGCGCGTCGACCTGGGGCAGCGTGAACGTCGACGGCAAGCTCGTCGGCCTCCCGCAGGACTCGGGCCCCATGGCGCTCTTCTACAACAAGTCGGTCTTCGACCAGTACGGCATCGCCGTGCCGACCACCTGGGACGAGTACGTCGACGCCGCGCGCCAGCTGCACACCGCCGACCCGACGAAGTACATCACGTCCGATACCGGCGACGCGGGCTTCACGACGAGCATGATCTGGCAGGCCGGCGGCCGTCCCTTCGCCATCGACGGCACCGACGTGACCGTGAACTTCCAGGACGAGGGCACCGAGCAGTGGACGGGCGTCTGGAACCAGCTCATCCAGGAGGACCTCGTCGCAACGACCCCCGGGTGGAGCGACGAGTGGTTCAAGGGCCTCGCCGACGGCTCGATCGCGACGCTCCCCATCGGCGCGTGGATGCCCGGCGTGCTCGAGTCGAGCGTCGCGGATGCCTTGGGCGACTGGCGCGTCGCGCCGATGCCGACCTATGACGGCACCCCGGTGACCTCGGAGAACGGCGGCGGCGGCCAGTCGGTCGTGAAGCAGTCGAAGAACCCGGCGCTCGCCGCGGCGTTCCTCCGCTGGCTGAACAGCGACCCGGCGTCCATCGACGTGTTCCTCGAGAGCGGCGGCTTCCCGTCGACGACGGCGAACCTCGACGACCCCGAGTTCGTGAACCAGGAGTCGGAGTACTTCGGCGGCCAGAAGATCAACGAGGTGCTCACGCAGGCCTCGAAGGACGTGGCGCCCGGCTGGTCGTACCTGCCCTACCAGGTGTACGCGAACAGCATCTTCGGCGACACCGTCGGTCAGTCGTATGCGAACAAGACCGACCTCAACGAGGGCCTCGCCGACTGGCAGTCCCAGCTCGTCGACTACGGCAACGAGCAGGGCTTCACGGTCGGCGAGTAG